The Drosophila bipectinata strain 14024-0381.07 chromosome 2L, DbipHiC1v2, whole genome shotgun sequence genome has a segment encoding these proteins:
- the GramD1B gene encoding serine-rich adhesin for platelets isoform X8, which translates to MLRRTLRKSRKHRVLWIKDIDKPDPTTSSVILTAATAESPSGSKPPANANMIPETTQPDQLQSQTQSQSQSQPQPQSQTQSQLQDNPLETAPNPQQQSQPEEKEQQADAKSDESSAGDRRDSITEEITITTTTTTSTLSTKLLTIQEAAGSLEQSSLSKSSSSKQIASTTAPTGGSPPSSARLSPKPRHDSCGSSPGLGQAATSTSPCATSSPLNGSSQGATPSINIVSSDSSRDQPLQSQSVDSNGFTAPVGSLTDSPCSRKSSTSSKGKASQPKLSTSSSGRDELSLSLVSQQDISQHRLSDLTPHELSLLRVDREQQVTSSSSTSNEKPAKPSRLSERAKKKSWYNVIYPNYKSRAEDFKKLFKDVPNDERLIVDYSCALQRDILVQGRLYVSQNYVCFHANIFSWETFLSIKWKDVTAITKEKTALVIPNAISIASGKDKYFFATFTSRDKSFLMLFRVWQNTLMNKQFSPQEIWKYVHSSYGEELGLTTDDEDYIDPTLDNGNETDFDFQTAIDDDSQSQRQSQQSNQSNQSNPQLPQSGNSSASSGGGASRASAPRKSKTKYFFNSSKSSANASASGSDNNKTRESSRKLNKKMKQNAKELTLSSVKPAEQSVSVTMTQVPVASSSSTAGSTTNTSTSSTVANHSGSGTLTGSGSGSGPVAPSGTDKKSAEKKISTASSSGAAAAAAAVAASDGTSGCPATESKLETKRKLSKNHKTADEAVPTDVSDSSDSEANNVPFVPTTECTSTHEGRQIVHTILPINVDTLFNMLFSKSKFLTDFHASRKSTDLIMGEWSRNEEGLNVRTVNVTVQLAASVGPKSSKVTEYQTMRECSKPGELYSIDVNSVNAGIPYADSFSVLIHFCLARTVDDHTMLSVHTQIKYKKSIWGVVKGFIEKNTWAGLEDFFGSQLHALQSETCIPPAKGKGRRPRRGMNPPSATSTSSSAKTATATTTTTAAVATTTSTDNDSIHEAPHHLSPSLLFTQPHQQHQHQHLHMHHHHHHHHGGQQHHHHHHQQHGHFDARPSHHHQPLSNHHYPHHQHPHWHHRKTITHSSRGTATQIRPLEEAGGTAQPGIAGLPGDTLDTQPLVAGAAVGAAPGHPLLLEGGKQPHLHQQQSHQHLHLQQHHKQQQQLHPGGDDGQPLAMGHGQGHRLGFRHRGLSLLVILLLCLMLALNVILLLKLWKLEERIDVDLSRRARLPNLAALKDLPNTNQEWLELLRDQEIAHEAELDKWQQVLQTAIELLKKVSNVCEKIYNDGKLRQRIESMSMPAHSEF; encoded by the exons ATGTTGCGAAGAACGTTGCGGAAATCTCGGAAGCACCGGGTGCTCTG GATTAAAGATATTGATAAACCCGACCCAACAACATCAAGTGTTATCCTAACCGCTGCGACGGCCGAAAGTCCGAGCGGCAGTAAGCCCCCCGCCAATGCCAACATGATACCCGAGACCACCCAGCCCGATCAGCTCCAGTCACAGACCCAGTCACAGTCACAGTCGCAGCCACAGCCGCAATCCCAGACACAGTCACAGCTCCAGGACAACCCGCTGGAAACTGCGCCGAATCCCCAGCAGCAATCGCAGCCGGAGGAGAAGGAGCAGCAGGCGGACGCCAAGTCCGATGAGAGCAGTGCTGGCGACAG GCGCGACTCCATCACTGAGGAGATCACGATTacgaccaccaccaccaccagtaCTCTGAGCACCAAGCTACTGACCATCCAGGAGGCCGCCGGCAGCCTCGAGCAGAGCAGCCTCTCCAAATCGTCGTCCTCCAAACAGATCGCTTCCACGACAGCCCCAACAGGTGGATCGCCGCCCAGCAGTGCTCGTCTCTCGCCAAAGCCGCGGCATGACTCCTGCGGAAGCAGTCCTGGCCTAGGGCAGGCTGCCACCTCCACGAGTCCCTGCGCCACTTCCAGTCCCCTGAACGGCTCCTCCCAGGGCGCCACGCCCAGCATAAATATCGTGTCCAGCGACTCGAGCCGGGATCAGCCCCTCCAATCGCAGAGCGTAGACTCGAACGGGTTCACCGCCCCGGTCGGAAGCCTCACGGACAGCCCCTGCAGCCGCAAGAGCTCCACCAGCTCCAAGGGGAAGGCGAGCCAGCCCAAGTTGTCCACCTCCAGCAGCGGACGTGATGAG CTCTCCCTCTCGCTTGTCTCCCAGCAGGACATCTCCCAGCACCGGCTGAGCGACCTCACCCCGCACGAGCTGAGCCTTCTCCGCGTGGACAGGGAGCAGCAGGTgaccagcagcagctccaccTCCAACGAGAAGCCGGCCAAGCCCTCCCGGCTCTCGGAGCGGGCCAAGAAGAAGTCCTGGTACAACGTCATCTACCCCAACTACAAGTCGCGTGCCGAGGACTTTAAGAAGCTCTTCAAGGACGTGCCCAACGATGAGCGTCTGATTGTGG ATTATTCGTGTGCCCTGCAGCGTGATATTCTAGTTCAGGGACGATTGTACGTATCACAGAACTACGTCTGCTTCCACGCCAACATCTTCTCCTGGGAGACCTTCCTGAGCATCAAGTGGAAGGATGTAACGGCCATTACCAAGGAGAAGACGGCCTTGGTGATACCCAATGCCATTTCGATAGCCAGCGGCAAGGACAAGTACTTCTTTGCCACGTTCACGTCGCGCGACAAGAGCTTCTTGATGCTCTTCCGTGTCTGGCAGAACACGCTGATGAACAAGCAGTTCTCGCCACAGGAGATTTGGAAGTACGTGCATAGCTCCTACGGCGAGGAGCTGGGCCTAACCACCGACGACGAGGACTACATCGATCCCACGCTGGACAACGGCAACGAGACGGACTTTGACTTCCAGACGGCCATCGACGACGACAGTCAGTCGCAGCGCCAGTCGCAACAGTCGAACCAGTCCAACCAGTCCAATCCCCAGCTGCCCCAGAGCGGCAACAGCAGCgccagcagcggcggcggtgCCAGCCGGGCCTCAGCCCCCCGCAAGTCAAAGACGAAATACTTCTTCAACTCGTCCAAGTCCTCGGCCAACGCCTCGGCCAGCGGTTCGGACAACAACAAGACCAGGGAGAGTTCGCGCAAACTCAACAAGAAGATGAAGCAGAACGCCAAAGAGTTGACGCTCAGCTCCGTGAAGCCGGCGGAGCAATCGGTCAGTGTTACCATGACCCAGGTGCCCGtagccagcagcagcagcactgcCGGCTCCACTACGAACACATCCACCTCCTCCACAGTCGCCAACCATTCCGGTTCCGGGACCTTGACTGGTTCAGGATCAGGTTCTGGCCCAGTAGCTCCAAGCGGCACCGATAAGAAGAGCGCTGAGAAGAAAATCAGCACGGCTTCTAGTTCAGgcgcagcagctgcagcagcggcCGTGGCGGCTTCGGATGGCACCTCAGGTTGTCCTGCGACGGAGTCTAAGCTGGAGACCAAACGCAAGCTGAGCAAGAATCACAAGACCGCCGACGAGGCCGTGCCCACAGATGTGTCCGACTCGTCCGACTCCGAAGCGAACAATGTGCC ATTTGTGCCCACCACAGAATGCACTTCCACGCACGAGGGTCGCCAGATTGTGCACACCATCCTGCCCATCAACGTGGACACTCTGTTTAACATGCTCTTCAGTAAATCCAAATTCCTGACGGACTTCCACGCCTCGCGCAAGTCCACAGACCTTATAATGGGCGAGTGGTCCAGGAATGAGGAAGGCCTGAACGTACGAACCGTAAACGTCACCGTGCAGTTGGCCGCCTCCGTGGGTCCCAAGTCCTCAAAG GTGACTGAGTACCAGACCATGCGGGAGTGCAGCAAGCCCGGGGAACTGTATTCCATAGACGTAAATAGTGTAAACGCAGGCATTCCATATGCGGACAGTTTCAGCGTACTCATCCACTTCTGCCTCGCCAG GACGGTCGATGATCACACGATGCTGTCGGTACACACCCAGATCAAGTACAAGAAGTCGATTTGGGGCGTTGTCAAGGGATTCATCGAGAAGAACACTTGGGCGGGTCTGGAGGACTTCTTCGGCTCCCAGCTGCACGCGCTCCAGAGCGAAACGTGCATTCCGCCCGCCAAGGGCAAGGGACGGCGTCCGCGGAGGG GCATGAATCCCCCTTCTGCGACATCAACATCCTCATCGGCGAAAACAGCCACTGCCACGACCACCACCACTGCAGCTGTGGCCACCACGACGAGTACGGACAATGACAGCATTCACGAGGCGCCACATCATCTGTCACCCAGTCTGCTGTTCACCCAGCCccaccagcagcaccagcaccagcacctgCACAtgcatcaccaccaccaccatcaccacggTGGCCAGCAGCATcatcaccatcatcatcaacagCACGGCCACTTCGATGCCAGGCCCTCCCATCATCATCAACCGCTTTCCAATCACCATTACCCTCATCATCAGCATCCCCATTGGCATCATCGTAAGACAATAACTCATTCGAGCCGAG GAACCGCCACACAAATACGCCCCCTGGAGGAAGCAGGCGGCACGGCACAGCCGGGCATCGCCGGCTTGCCCGGCGACACCCTAGACACCCAGCCGCTTGTCGCCGGGGCTGCAGTCGGCGCCGCTCCCGGTCACCCGCTGCTGCTCGAGGGCGGCAAGCAGCCCCATCTCCACCAGCAGCAGTCGCACCAACACCTCCACCTACAGCAGCACcacaagcagcagcagcagttgcacCCGGGCGGCGACGACGGCCAGCCGCTGGCGATGGGTCACGGGCAGGGTCACAGACTCGGTTTCAGACACAGGGGCTTGTCGTTGTTGGTTATTCTGTTGCTGTGCTTGATGCTGGCATTAAATGTGATATTATTACTTAAGCTCTGGAAGCTGGAGGAACGGATTGACGTGGATCTCAGTCGGCGGGCGCGACTGCCCAACTTGGCGGCCTTAAA ggaCCTACCTAACACAAACCAGGAATGGCTGGAGCTGCTGCGCGATCAGGAAATCGCACACGAAGCCGAGCTAGATAAGTGGCAGCAGGTGCTCCAGACTGCCATTGAGTTGCTGAAAAAGGTGAGCAATGTGTGCGAAAAGATCTACAACGACGGCAAGCTGCGTCAGCGGATCGAGTCGATGTCTATGCCGGCGCACAGTGAATTCTAA
- the GramD1B gene encoding serine-rich adhesin for platelets isoform X9: protein MLRRTLRKSRKHRVLWIKDIDKPDPTTSSVILTAATAESPSGSKPPANANMIPETTQPDQLQSQTQSQSQSQPQPQSQTQSQLQDNPLETAPNPQQQSQPEEKEQQADAKSDESSAGDRRDSITEEITITTTTTTSTLSTKLLTIQEAAGSLEQSSLSKSSSSKQIASTTAPTGGSPPSSARLSPKPRHDSCGSSPGLGQAATSTSPCATSSPLNGSSQGATPSINIVSSDSSRDQPLQSQSVDSNGFTAPVGSLTDSPCSRKSSTSSKGKASQPKLSTSSSGRDEQDISQHRLSDLTPHELSLLRVDREQQVTSSSSTSNEKPAKPSRLSERAKKKSWYNVIYPNYKSRAEDFKKLFKDVPNDERLIVDYSCALQRDILVQGRLYVSQNYVCFHANIFSWETFLSIKWKDVTAITKEKTALVIPNAISIASGKDKYFFATFTSRDKSFLMLFRVWQNTLMNKQFSPQEIWKYVHSSYGEELGLTTDDEDYIDPTLDNGNETDFDFQTAIDDDSQSQRQSQQSNQSNQSNPQLPQSGNSSASSGGGASRASAPRKSKTKYFFNSSKSSANASASGSDNNKTRESSRKLNKKMKQNAKELTLSSVKPAEQSVSVTMTQVPVASSSSTAGSTTNTSTSSTVANHSGSGTLTGSGSGSGPVAPSGTDKKSAEKKISTASSSGAAAAAAAVAASDGTSGCPATESKLETKRKLSKNHKTADEAVPTDVSDSSDSEANNVPFVPTTECTSTHEGRQIVHTILPINVDTLFNMLFSKSKFLTDFHASRKSTDLIMGEWSRNEEGLNVRTVNVTVQLAASVGPKSSKVTEYQTMRECSKPGELYSIDVNSVNAGIPYADSFSVLIHFCLARTVDDHTMLSVHTQIKYKKSIWGVVKGFIEKNTWAGLEDFFGSQLHALQSETCIPPAKGKGRRPRRGMNPPSATSTSSSAKTATATTTTTAAVATTTSTDNDSIHEAPHHLSPSLLFTQPHQQHQHQHLHMHHHHHHHHGGQQHHHHHHQQHGHFDARPSHHHQPLSNHHYPHHQHPHWHHRKTITHSSRGTATQIRPLEEAGGTAQPGIAGLPGDTLDTQPLVAGAAVGAAPGHPLLLEGGKQPHLHQQQSHQHLHLQQHHKQQQQLHPGGDDGQPLAMGHGQGHRLGFRHRGLSLLVILLLCLMLALNVILLLKLWKLEERIDVDLSRRARLPNLAALKDLPNTNQEWLELLRDQEIAHEAELDKWQQVLQTAIELLKKVSNVCEKIYNDGKLRQRIESMSMPAHSEF, encoded by the exons ATGTTGCGAAGAACGTTGCGGAAATCTCGGAAGCACCGGGTGCTCTG GATTAAAGATATTGATAAACCCGACCCAACAACATCAAGTGTTATCCTAACCGCTGCGACGGCCGAAAGTCCGAGCGGCAGTAAGCCCCCCGCCAATGCCAACATGATACCCGAGACCACCCAGCCCGATCAGCTCCAGTCACAGACCCAGTCACAGTCACAGTCGCAGCCACAGCCGCAATCCCAGACACAGTCACAGCTCCAGGACAACCCGCTGGAAACTGCGCCGAATCCCCAGCAGCAATCGCAGCCGGAGGAGAAGGAGCAGCAGGCGGACGCCAAGTCCGATGAGAGCAGTGCTGGCGACAG GCGCGACTCCATCACTGAGGAGATCACGATTacgaccaccaccaccaccagtaCTCTGAGCACCAAGCTACTGACCATCCAGGAGGCCGCCGGCAGCCTCGAGCAGAGCAGCCTCTCCAAATCGTCGTCCTCCAAACAGATCGCTTCCACGACAGCCCCAACAGGTGGATCGCCGCCCAGCAGTGCTCGTCTCTCGCCAAAGCCGCGGCATGACTCCTGCGGAAGCAGTCCTGGCCTAGGGCAGGCTGCCACCTCCACGAGTCCCTGCGCCACTTCCAGTCCCCTGAACGGCTCCTCCCAGGGCGCCACGCCCAGCATAAATATCGTGTCCAGCGACTCGAGCCGGGATCAGCCCCTCCAATCGCAGAGCGTAGACTCGAACGGGTTCACCGCCCCGGTCGGAAGCCTCACGGACAGCCCCTGCAGCCGCAAGAGCTCCACCAGCTCCAAGGGGAAGGCGAGCCAGCCCAAGTTGTCCACCTCCAGCAGCGGACGTGATGAG CAGGACATCTCCCAGCACCGGCTGAGCGACCTCACCCCGCACGAGCTGAGCCTTCTCCGCGTGGACAGGGAGCAGCAGGTgaccagcagcagctccaccTCCAACGAGAAGCCGGCCAAGCCCTCCCGGCTCTCGGAGCGGGCCAAGAAGAAGTCCTGGTACAACGTCATCTACCCCAACTACAAGTCGCGTGCCGAGGACTTTAAGAAGCTCTTCAAGGACGTGCCCAACGATGAGCGTCTGATTGTGG ATTATTCGTGTGCCCTGCAGCGTGATATTCTAGTTCAGGGACGATTGTACGTATCACAGAACTACGTCTGCTTCCACGCCAACATCTTCTCCTGGGAGACCTTCCTGAGCATCAAGTGGAAGGATGTAACGGCCATTACCAAGGAGAAGACGGCCTTGGTGATACCCAATGCCATTTCGATAGCCAGCGGCAAGGACAAGTACTTCTTTGCCACGTTCACGTCGCGCGACAAGAGCTTCTTGATGCTCTTCCGTGTCTGGCAGAACACGCTGATGAACAAGCAGTTCTCGCCACAGGAGATTTGGAAGTACGTGCATAGCTCCTACGGCGAGGAGCTGGGCCTAACCACCGACGACGAGGACTACATCGATCCCACGCTGGACAACGGCAACGAGACGGACTTTGACTTCCAGACGGCCATCGACGACGACAGTCAGTCGCAGCGCCAGTCGCAACAGTCGAACCAGTCCAACCAGTCCAATCCCCAGCTGCCCCAGAGCGGCAACAGCAGCgccagcagcggcggcggtgCCAGCCGGGCCTCAGCCCCCCGCAAGTCAAAGACGAAATACTTCTTCAACTCGTCCAAGTCCTCGGCCAACGCCTCGGCCAGCGGTTCGGACAACAACAAGACCAGGGAGAGTTCGCGCAAACTCAACAAGAAGATGAAGCAGAACGCCAAAGAGTTGACGCTCAGCTCCGTGAAGCCGGCGGAGCAATCGGTCAGTGTTACCATGACCCAGGTGCCCGtagccagcagcagcagcactgcCGGCTCCACTACGAACACATCCACCTCCTCCACAGTCGCCAACCATTCCGGTTCCGGGACCTTGACTGGTTCAGGATCAGGTTCTGGCCCAGTAGCTCCAAGCGGCACCGATAAGAAGAGCGCTGAGAAGAAAATCAGCACGGCTTCTAGTTCAGgcgcagcagctgcagcagcggcCGTGGCGGCTTCGGATGGCACCTCAGGTTGTCCTGCGACGGAGTCTAAGCTGGAGACCAAACGCAAGCTGAGCAAGAATCACAAGACCGCCGACGAGGCCGTGCCCACAGATGTGTCCGACTCGTCCGACTCCGAAGCGAACAATGTGCC ATTTGTGCCCACCACAGAATGCACTTCCACGCACGAGGGTCGCCAGATTGTGCACACCATCCTGCCCATCAACGTGGACACTCTGTTTAACATGCTCTTCAGTAAATCCAAATTCCTGACGGACTTCCACGCCTCGCGCAAGTCCACAGACCTTATAATGGGCGAGTGGTCCAGGAATGAGGAAGGCCTGAACGTACGAACCGTAAACGTCACCGTGCAGTTGGCCGCCTCCGTGGGTCCCAAGTCCTCAAAG GTGACTGAGTACCAGACCATGCGGGAGTGCAGCAAGCCCGGGGAACTGTATTCCATAGACGTAAATAGTGTAAACGCAGGCATTCCATATGCGGACAGTTTCAGCGTACTCATCCACTTCTGCCTCGCCAG GACGGTCGATGATCACACGATGCTGTCGGTACACACCCAGATCAAGTACAAGAAGTCGATTTGGGGCGTTGTCAAGGGATTCATCGAGAAGAACACTTGGGCGGGTCTGGAGGACTTCTTCGGCTCCCAGCTGCACGCGCTCCAGAGCGAAACGTGCATTCCGCCCGCCAAGGGCAAGGGACGGCGTCCGCGGAGGG GCATGAATCCCCCTTCTGCGACATCAACATCCTCATCGGCGAAAACAGCCACTGCCACGACCACCACCACTGCAGCTGTGGCCACCACGACGAGTACGGACAATGACAGCATTCACGAGGCGCCACATCATCTGTCACCCAGTCTGCTGTTCACCCAGCCccaccagcagcaccagcaccagcacctgCACAtgcatcaccaccaccaccatcaccacggTGGCCAGCAGCATcatcaccatcatcatcaacagCACGGCCACTTCGATGCCAGGCCCTCCCATCATCATCAACCGCTTTCCAATCACCATTACCCTCATCATCAGCATCCCCATTGGCATCATCGTAAGACAATAACTCATTCGAGCCGAG GAACCGCCACACAAATACGCCCCCTGGAGGAAGCAGGCGGCACGGCACAGCCGGGCATCGCCGGCTTGCCCGGCGACACCCTAGACACCCAGCCGCTTGTCGCCGGGGCTGCAGTCGGCGCCGCTCCCGGTCACCCGCTGCTGCTCGAGGGCGGCAAGCAGCCCCATCTCCACCAGCAGCAGTCGCACCAACACCTCCACCTACAGCAGCACcacaagcagcagcagcagttgcacCCGGGCGGCGACGACGGCCAGCCGCTGGCGATGGGTCACGGGCAGGGTCACAGACTCGGTTTCAGACACAGGGGCTTGTCGTTGTTGGTTATTCTGTTGCTGTGCTTGATGCTGGCATTAAATGTGATATTATTACTTAAGCTCTGGAAGCTGGAGGAACGGATTGACGTGGATCTCAGTCGGCGGGCGCGACTGCCCAACTTGGCGGCCTTAAA ggaCCTACCTAACACAAACCAGGAATGGCTGGAGCTGCTGCGCGATCAGGAAATCGCACACGAAGCCGAGCTAGATAAGTGGCAGCAGGTGCTCCAGACTGCCATTGAGTTGCTGAAAAAGGTGAGCAATGTGTGCGAAAAGATCTACAACGACGGCAAGCTGCGTCAGCGGATCGAGTCGATGTCTATGCCGGCGCACAGTGAATTCTAA
- the GramD1B gene encoding protein Aster-B isoform X14, with the protein MLRRTLRKSRKHRVLWIKDIDKPDPTTSSVILTAATAESPSGSKPPANANMIPETTQPDQLQSQTQSQSQSQPQPQSQTQSQLQDNPLETAPNPQQQSQPEEKEQQADAKSDESSAGDRRDSITEEITITTTTTTSTLSTKLLTIQEAAGSLEQSSLSKSSSSKQIASTTAPTGGSPPSSARLSPKPRHDSCGSSPGLGQAATSTSPCATSSPLNGSSQGATPSINIVSSDSSRDQPLQSQSVDSNGFTAPVGSLTDSPCSRKSSTSSKGKASQPKLSTSSSGRDEQDISQHRLSDLTPHELSLLRVDREQQVTSSSSTSNEKPAKPSRLSERAKKKSWYNVIYPNYKSRAEDFKKLFKDVPNDERLIVDYSCALQRDILVQGRLYVSQNYVCFHANIFSWETFLSIKWKDVTAITKEKTALVIPNAISIASGKDKYFFATFTSRDKSFLMLFRVWQNTLMNKQFSPQEIWKYVHSSYGEELGLTTDDEDYIDPTLDNGNETDFDFQTAIDDDSQSQRQSQQSNQSNQSNPQLPQSGNSSASSGGGASRASAPRKSKTKYFFNSSKSSANASASGSDNNKTRESSRKLNKKMKQNAKELTLSSVKPAEQSVSVTMTQVPVASSSSTAGSTTNTSTSSTVANHSGSGTLTGSGSGSGPVAPSGTDKKSAEKKISTASSSGAAAAAAAVAASDGTSGCPATESKLETKRKLSKNHKTADEAVPTDVSDSSDSEANNVPFVPTTECTSTHEGRQIVHTILPINVDTLFNMLFSKSKFLTDFHASRKSTDLIMGEWSRNEEGLNVRTVNVTVQLAASVGPKSSKVTEYQTMRECSKPGELYSIDVNSVNAGIPYADSFSVLIHFCLARTVDDHTMLSVHTQIKYKKSIWGVVKGFIEKNTWAGLEDFFGSQLHALQSETCIPPAKGKGRRPRRGTATQIRPLEEAGGTAQPGIAGLPGDTLDTQPLVAGAAVGAAPGHPLLLEGGKQPHLHQQQSHQHLHLQQHHKQQQQLHPGGDDGQPLAMGHGQGHRLGFRHRGLSLLVILLLCLMLALNVILLLKLWKLEERIDVDLSRRARLPNLAALKDLPNTNQEWLELLRDQEIAHEAELDKWQQVLQTAIELLKKVSNVCEKIYNDGKLRQRIESMSMPAHSEF; encoded by the exons ATGTTGCGAAGAACGTTGCGGAAATCTCGGAAGCACCGGGTGCTCTG GATTAAAGATATTGATAAACCCGACCCAACAACATCAAGTGTTATCCTAACCGCTGCGACGGCCGAAAGTCCGAGCGGCAGTAAGCCCCCCGCCAATGCCAACATGATACCCGAGACCACCCAGCCCGATCAGCTCCAGTCACAGACCCAGTCACAGTCACAGTCGCAGCCACAGCCGCAATCCCAGACACAGTCACAGCTCCAGGACAACCCGCTGGAAACTGCGCCGAATCCCCAGCAGCAATCGCAGCCGGAGGAGAAGGAGCAGCAGGCGGACGCCAAGTCCGATGAGAGCAGTGCTGGCGACAG GCGCGACTCCATCACTGAGGAGATCACGATTacgaccaccaccaccaccagtaCTCTGAGCACCAAGCTACTGACCATCCAGGAGGCCGCCGGCAGCCTCGAGCAGAGCAGCCTCTCCAAATCGTCGTCCTCCAAACAGATCGCTTCCACGACAGCCCCAACAGGTGGATCGCCGCCCAGCAGTGCTCGTCTCTCGCCAAAGCCGCGGCATGACTCCTGCGGAAGCAGTCCTGGCCTAGGGCAGGCTGCCACCTCCACGAGTCCCTGCGCCACTTCCAGTCCCCTGAACGGCTCCTCCCAGGGCGCCACGCCCAGCATAAATATCGTGTCCAGCGACTCGAGCCGGGATCAGCCCCTCCAATCGCAGAGCGTAGACTCGAACGGGTTCACCGCCCCGGTCGGAAGCCTCACGGACAGCCCCTGCAGCCGCAAGAGCTCCACCAGCTCCAAGGGGAAGGCGAGCCAGCCCAAGTTGTCCACCTCCAGCAGCGGACGTGATGAG CAGGACATCTCCCAGCACCGGCTGAGCGACCTCACCCCGCACGAGCTGAGCCTTCTCCGCGTGGACAGGGAGCAGCAGGTgaccagcagcagctccaccTCCAACGAGAAGCCGGCCAAGCCCTCCCGGCTCTCGGAGCGGGCCAAGAAGAAGTCCTGGTACAACGTCATCTACCCCAACTACAAGTCGCGTGCCGAGGACTTTAAGAAGCTCTTCAAGGACGTGCCCAACGATGAGCGTCTGATTGTGG ATTATTCGTGTGCCCTGCAGCGTGATATTCTAGTTCAGGGACGATTGTACGTATCACAGAACTACGTCTGCTTCCACGCCAACATCTTCTCCTGGGAGACCTTCCTGAGCATCAAGTGGAAGGATGTAACGGCCATTACCAAGGAGAAGACGGCCTTGGTGATACCCAATGCCATTTCGATAGCCAGCGGCAAGGACAAGTACTTCTTTGCCACGTTCACGTCGCGCGACAAGAGCTTCTTGATGCTCTTCCGTGTCTGGCAGAACACGCTGATGAACAAGCAGTTCTCGCCACAGGAGATTTGGAAGTACGTGCATAGCTCCTACGGCGAGGAGCTGGGCCTAACCACCGACGACGAGGACTACATCGATCCCACGCTGGACAACGGCAACGAGACGGACTTTGACTTCCAGACGGCCATCGACGACGACAGTCAGTCGCAGCGCCAGTCGCAACAGTCGAACCAGTCCAACCAGTCCAATCCCCAGCTGCCCCAGAGCGGCAACAGCAGCgccagcagcggcggcggtgCCAGCCGGGCCTCAGCCCCCCGCAAGTCAAAGACGAAATACTTCTTCAACTCGTCCAAGTCCTCGGCCAACGCCTCGGCCAGCGGTTCGGACAACAACAAGACCAGGGAGAGTTCGCGCAAACTCAACAAGAAGATGAAGCAGAACGCCAAAGAGTTGACGCTCAGCTCCGTGAAGCCGGCGGAGCAATCGGTCAGTGTTACCATGACCCAGGTGCCCGtagccagcagcagcagcactgcCGGCTCCACTACGAACACATCCACCTCCTCCACAGTCGCCAACCATTCCGGTTCCGGGACCTTGACTGGTTCAGGATCAGGTTCTGGCCCAGTAGCTCCAAGCGGCACCGATAAGAAGAGCGCTGAGAAGAAAATCAGCACGGCTTCTAGTTCAGgcgcagcagctgcagcagcggcCGTGGCGGCTTCGGATGGCACCTCAGGTTGTCCTGCGACGGAGTCTAAGCTGGAGACCAAACGCAAGCTGAGCAAGAATCACAAGACCGCCGACGAGGCCGTGCCCACAGATGTGTCCGACTCGTCCGACTCCGAAGCGAACAATGTGCC ATTTGTGCCCACCACAGAATGCACTTCCACGCACGAGGGTCGCCAGATTGTGCACACCATCCTGCCCATCAACGTGGACACTCTGTTTAACATGCTCTTCAGTAAATCCAAATTCCTGACGGACTTCCACGCCTCGCGCAAGTCCACAGACCTTATAATGGGCGAGTGGTCCAGGAATGAGGAAGGCCTGAACGTACGAACCGTAAACGTCACCGTGCAGTTGGCCGCCTCCGTGGGTCCCAAGTCCTCAAAG GTGACTGAGTACCAGACCATGCGGGAGTGCAGCAAGCCCGGGGAACTGTATTCCATAGACGTAAATAGTGTAAACGCAGGCATTCCATATGCGGACAGTTTCAGCGTACTCATCCACTTCTGCCTCGCCAG GACGGTCGATGATCACACGATGCTGTCGGTACACACCCAGATCAAGTACAAGAAGTCGATTTGGGGCGTTGTCAAGGGATTCATCGAGAAGAACACTTGGGCGGGTCTGGAGGACTTCTTCGGCTCCCAGCTGCACGCGCTCCAGAGCGAAACGTGCATTCCGCCCGCCAAGGGCAAGGGACGGCGTCCGCGGAGGG GAACCGCCACACAAATACGCCCCCTGGAGGAAGCAGGCGGCACGGCACAGCCGGGCATCGCCGGCTTGCCCGGCGACACCCTAGACACCCAGCCGCTTGTCGCCGGGGCTGCAGTCGGCGCCGCTCCCGGTCACCCGCTGCTGCTCGAGGGCGGCAAGCAGCCCCATCTCCACCAGCAGCAGTCGCACCAACACCTCCACCTACAGCAGCACcacaagcagcagcagcagttgcacCCGGGCGGCGACGACGGCCAGCCGCTGGCGATGGGTCACGGGCAGGGTCACAGACTCGGTTTCAGACACAGGGGCTTGTCGTTGTTGGTTATTCTGTTGCTGTGCTTGATGCTGGCATTAAATGTGATATTATTACTTAAGCTCTGGAAGCTGGAGGAACGGATTGACGTGGATCTCAGTCGGCGGGCGCGACTGCCCAACTTGGCGGCCTTAAA ggaCCTACCTAACACAAACCAGGAATGGCTGGAGCTGCTGCGCGATCAGGAAATCGCACACGAAGCCGAGCTAGATAAGTGGCAGCAGGTGCTCCAGACTGCCATTGAGTTGCTGAAAAAGGTGAGCAATGTGTGCGAAAAGATCTACAACGACGGCAAGCTGCGTCAGCGGATCGAGTCGATGTCTATGCCGGCGCACAGTGAATTCTAA